The Lytechinus variegatus isolate NC3 chromosome 7, Lvar_3.0, whole genome shotgun sequence genome includes the window TTTCTGTGAAATAATTGAATATTTCTCTCATCATTATCTCCATATCTTCAATTCcttatatttgacaaaaaaaataaatacagttGCAGATTTTCAAATCACTTTATAATATTAACAAACtgtaaaatatttattcaatataagtttggagaaaataataatacaaatatctACTTTAAAACATACCATTCATAAACATTACTTTGTGGTTCATGATAATGGATGTAAAATACGAGTTCCAGCATACATCGTTGCATAATTAAACTGCAATTCCTGATGACGGTTTTGCGTAATCACAAAGAGTAATAATTATTGTTAGAACTTTCACTGGGGAGGGGCACCGATATGAAGAGGAGagattttttgtgggggggacTTGTAAATTGATTGCGAACATCCCAGAAATCGGCGTGGGACCCTTCCCCTTCAAGATGGGTCATTCACTAGGCCTATATAGTATATTGTCATGCAATCATacgttttctttgatttttttgtaaaccTACAGGCCTTTCGAAATTGACGTTCTTGCGGAGGAGACTCGAGGGTCGCTGAAAGAGGCTGGGGacctttcattaaaaaaaaatatgggcttcaatctttttttttctattttcacatCATCTTTGTCACGTCGACTTGACTTGCATGTCTTTACATGTCCAATCTAAAATGAAGAGAGTCGAAATATGGCCCATTCGGTTCAATCATTCtcattataaaagaaatattgcatCCGGTATCCAAACTCAATCCTTCAATTCTTTTGACGCGTGCCATTGCTTCCAAGAGGTGATATTTTCGCGGATGCCAAGTAACGGAATTCACGAAAACTAGGTAgcaaaaatattcaaactaaTACAGGGACGATATTCACCTGCATGGGTTCATATTGTTCTCCAAGCTAACGCCCAACACGTTACCGTAACGAAAACTCCCTGACTTGggaaaatggaggaagaaagggCAGTGGtgatatttggaaaaaaaactaataaatgtaatatttttatgaatcaTGTGAGAGAAcgctttaatttctttttaatcaatCAAACATGCTTCTCATTTCCTACAAACCTCTTATCTTTGTTTGtgttatattttacatttaGATAATTTAGCTCGAGTTAGCATGCgcccctgcacccccccccccctctctctctctctcacacacacacacacacacacacacacacacacactgtctCAATCTCAATCCCAATGCATGTAGAAACATATATCGTTACCACGAACATTAAGGAAGCTTTAGTTCTGAAGGCAAGGAGTCTCTTGCGATAAATCACCTTAAAAATAGATATATTCCTATTATTATCAGGCACTATGACTTCTTTGGAGGCAGTTCACTGGCCGTATATGGCGGAGGCTGCTGATGTTGATCTGGTTGTTGATAAGGGTTGTAAGCAGGTTGCTGAGAATAGTTGCTCTCAAGTGGTGGTGCCGTTCCCTGAAGAGGAGGGGCGTGTCCCTGTTGAGGAGGCGGGGCATATCCTTGTTGAGGGGGTGGGGCATATCCTTGTTGAGGGGGTGGGGCATATCCTTGCTGAGGAGGAGGGGCATAACCCTGATGCGCCTGAGGAGGGTAGCCCTGTTGCGGGTTCTGATAACCATGTTGCAGAGGTGGTTGAGGGTAATATGGCTGGggttgtggtggtggttgtgTTTGAGTGATCGTGACTGCCTGCGGTCCTGGGTTTCTAGTCGTTACCAGAGTAGTCGTTGTTTTGTTGGTCTGAGCATAATCAtctaaaatcatcaaaaaacaaagacaaaGTAATATTCAATGAAATGACAAACTGACCTAGAGCATGTAAAAGCAACAGCAGAAATTTAAATGGCTtctttgattttattctgaaaatatCCCTTACACTCTAAATACtattacccaatatttggtaaaatgggaacatgtatGCTTGCTGGGTGAATGGTACCAAATACTTTGCAAATTCTACGCAATCCAATGTTTTcccaatatgggggggggggataacaCGGCAAACATGCCTGTTCCCtctctacccaatattgggtaaacttttACTCAATCTTTTTGTTAGAGTGTATCATCCAAGAGTTAGTCATTGCCCTTAAAACAGCACATGATAATCATTCAGGGCCTTCCTCTCCTTGGATCACTCGACATGTCACACAGTTGCAAGTGTTTTCTCTATCCTCAGAGTAGTCATATCTCGGCAAGGTACTTTGCATCGTCATGTTCGGACACGACAGCTAGGaggcccatgcccccccccccctccctcatgcactctaaaaacaaatcagtaaaaaatgactggttaatagggtcagctgggagcaactgttattctagtcatatttgactattttctagtcatattttactagaaaagagttatttctgactagaatatatgtcagaaatgtgaatatcagtgattgccatatcagttgctcccagctgactactggtctagtcaatttgactgatttgttttaagagtgtgacCCATCATCATCCATGTCAGGTAATATTGGTCGTACATATAGGATCCATGGTCCTACCATAATCTAGTCGTTTACCTCATTTTTACTTCAAAATTTTCGGTAAGAAAAAATCCACTTGCTGCGTCGCAGTGACAATGTTTGCCAACTGTCTGAAGAAGTTGCAGATTTCACCAAAGAGAGTGgccaagatatttcatttttgtatcaaattaaaattcatGAGAAGGGGATATCTCtacaatcccccccccaaaaaaaaaaaagctaaaaaGTAATTTAATTGCATCTGATTGCTTCTATGATCTTTAGGAGCACACCTTTCAAGATATCAGGTAAacttttaatcaaaagagaatGCCCGTAATTCGTAGTCTACCCGCAGGATACAAGGGGTGAAAAAGTAGAACATAATTATTGTGCATAAGATTTAGGCCTATCATGTACGTGCTCTGATTACTGcttttatgaatataataaaaatcattttaaattaaatacattttgacTTACGTGACATGCCGATGAATGCGACTCCCCACATGATGGACCAGATCCAACCTACTAGAATAACTGTCAATACTAACTGGAGGAGACCTACGAACACATTGAGACACATCGTTCCACATTTACCCAATCCAGACTGCCCAGGGTTGCCACAGCAGAACACTGTAAATCCAGCAATGATAGTGCCTAAGAAAGTAAGAAGtgagaaaaacagaaaatgataattCTCCATATCATATTGGACCTATAGCGTACCTATGTCATAAATCTTTTCGAATATCAAATTACACACAAAGAAAGGTTTTTGGCCGGGTCATTTTTTAAGGCAGGTGATCGGTGTTAATCTATCTTGATtgggatgataaaaaaaatctccatCTGGCGCACtaagaatattattttggaTATGTTCACTATAGACTTACGCCGTCAGGAGCGGCGTCGAGATAGGGGCAAGGCGACTATATAAAGCATGTAAGGTTCATACCTTTTCTCATTTGAATATTCGAGATACCACAAGAGTTACACGGCCCGAAACTTTCCCTTACTTCCCTCACTATAAAAATAAAAGGTTAAATCATTTAATATTTAAAAGGTTGAATGAGTGACAATCTTTTGTAAATGTTGcttttaccactttaaatggtgcGACCCAACACTCGTCCTTCATTTTTCTCCCTcttacaaattgaaatatcataCACGGatatcacctccccccccctgcCACGTACTGCTAACCTGAATGAAGCATTCAAGGTACATTTACACGAATCAAATTGCACTAAATCAGATATACATTACTGAATATATAATCACTTGCGAAGACGGACTGTCATTGTATCATGACAAACCAATTTAAATATGCGATCATAGTAAATGAGCAGAATGGACGACCAAGAATGATTGAAATAATAACTTTTCTTATTATTCCTTCTTTCTAACGAAAGCAGACTCATTGCTGCGAAATTCTAGTTTATACCAGCTTTTAACCCAAACATCAACGATTAAGTCAGTATACGCGGGCTGAAATTACATCGTagtctagttttttttttatagaaaatgaaACAGGTTAGGAATATGAAACAATAagcgattttttttgtttagctcATTTAGAGTGAACGAAACTGTAATTGTAAGATTATGTAAATCATAATTACTCCGCCTCCTCTTACAAGAATATGTTGTTGGTCAATAATAGTTCGCTGTTGTTTCCATGGTTACCATGATTCATATCCCGCAGTTTATTAAGGTTCTGGCTTCGGCAAGGTTATTACAGGtagagagaagagaagaaagtGATGTGAGTAGTCACCGTGATTCAtcatgaattgaattaaaatcttaaaagaaatttaaagtTCACCAAAATGAATAGAACATTATGAAAATCAGGTTTTGTTTATCAATGGCTTATTGTTGAAACTTTCGAGATTTTCGGATCAGAGGCATGCACTGATCCATGATCATTGCTATAATTGACAATGCCAAGCAGACAAGTTCGATTTTGTTCTCGTATCCATGGCAACTCCGTTGACTCCTTCCTGGAATGAACCGCAGGGCTATAAGTGTCTCTGtcaaataatgattacaatatcATGTCGCAATAAAGTACTGTTGTATACGAATAGATTACCGGACTTTGGGAACGGATGTTTTTtagagatgtgaaataaatgaatttgaatttgacttCATGTTGCACTATGGTGGAGGATTAGTTACTAAACATACTATATATTCTAATTATTTTCATCGATTAAAGTGAGTTCGAAGTCAAATTGACAGGCTGTAGATCCAACTTTATAACAAATATCATTCATTAACATGTGTTCATCTGATACAGAGCCCTTGGGTGACATAAAACTTTAACTTgaacttgataaaaaaatctataaCTCGTCCCCTCTTCTTATTAATCTTTCCGGAAACTTATAAATCGTAGATTTTATAGAGTATAATTTATGCCCGCTGAAATATAAACACTAATGAAacattgtaaataatatttaaatACGGGTAAATCATAAGCTAATAAAAACTTAATCAGTGTTAGATTATATCTCTTGTCTTTTTAATTCAGAGAACAGGAACTCATCCATCAACGATCTCATAAAATGTCAGATAATACCCGGAATATATCttacttttttaatttgtgtatTTCCCTCTTTATATGCGGGACCATTATTTGAAATAGCCTGATTAATGCTTTATCATGTTGAAAGATCTTTTGATGAATAAATATcaagtaaataaatgataaatatagTCTTTGAGAAAAGCATGTAATGAAtgatttctgctttctattcaGGAAGATTTCTTTATCATTGTACAGTAAATAATTAGAGGGGAACAATggcggacccccccccccttttttttttaaagtttgtttatGGAATGGAAacccttattttgaaaaaaaaaacattttgctaAATAACCCTCAgcaatcctggatccgccactagATGGGAACGTTGTGTCATAAAGACGCATTATTTTCGTATAAATCGCGTAATACCAAGAATGTATTTATAATTCTGTTTACAGATTGTCCGGCGTTCCTGTATTTGTTCTTTCTATTCAAGTTGACTTCATCAAACTACACACCCTTTGATCAGGTAATATGCCTGTACACAGCATGCACTTGAACGCTTCAATCATGGATATATGCTTCAATGCATGCTATAATACACCAACAGGACGGTTTGTCACTTTGTTGTTCGTCCAATCAACCCAATTTCCGTTATTGAAACGACATGTAGTTGACATGATCAGACCTGTTATGAAGGCAACAGCATATACGCGAAGGGTATGAAAACATAAGTGTCACATATAAATACCCATTTGCTTTAACTGATGAGTTTATAGGCCTATGAGATCAACATAATAACTGTTTTCGTTGCGTCTAACTATAGACCTGTCTAAAGAGTCATTATGGATCCGGAGGGGCGGATCCGGGATTTCAAAATTGCAGGGGCACGAGTTgctatattttgtttatgcagagttttcattgaaaaacattttttttttaattaaaaaatatcaacttGAAACAATCCACATGTCCCCTGTCGGTATGCGTACAAGGAACCATGTACTATTCCAGTTTCTCCCATTATATTCATTCAGGGTTGGGGTATTTTCAGAACCCTTATATAGGACTCGGAGCGCGCGTGGCTTAGGTTCAACTTTGTTTGTTCAGGTGTACTTAGCTCCCGAAAAATGACGCTAAATGTATTATGAAAAAAGTCTAACATTCACTAATATGAATATTATTCTTctgcaaaaatatatttgatgcGTGGGCCGATGTACAAACATTGATGATCCGAAAGAGCGAGTGGGCCTTCATACTTGATGAGCATGATGAGAGCCACTGATATTTGCTATGCAATTGTAAACAAATAAAGACCCGGATAAAGACCCAGTATAGTATGAATATAGGCATACCGGGATACCGACTTAAAAATGCAGGCTGTGGGGTCCGGTGTGGGTGCATACTCAATccataaaaattaattgaattgcaatatatatcattatgAGCAATATGCTGGTAGAGTTAAATCGTATATCACATCTTACCTAAACCAGGAGCGAAAATATTGAAGATGAGACAGAACACAGCCATAACCATAGGCATGGCAGGGATCGCAGCCCGACAGGCATTGCCTTCTTTCTTGTGTATTACCACCGAAGTCTGGACAGCGGGTTGGGTCGGTGCTAAAACAACCGTCGTTTGTTGTTGTGCCATCACTTTAATATGGTACAAAAATATACACTGCCACAGTCACAACATTGGCGGGCCTATATGTCAACCGGTGTTTGTTGCGACACAGTCGTAGATGTTCAGTTATCAGACGTACACGGTACGATGCTATAATACAGACGTAAATGCAGACGACATACAGTTCATGCAAGGCCGAACTGAGCGTTTATTATTGTTGATCGTTATGATACACGATCACTTTACAGTCTGCTGTCACGGTCGTGAATGTATATGCAAGTACAACGCAATACCGGTACATATTGCCGAGTTAGTTTTATGGTAAAAATGCATATAGTTATCGAAGATTCGGGGTTTTGTTTGGAGCTCAGTTGAAATCGATTAAACGGCGCTAGAAACTTTACATTTTGAGACAGTTATAATCTAAATTCTTTGGACAAATTCGCAACAGTTGAAACATTCAAAGTGCGGAAAACGGACGTTTAATTCAGGGGCTGCGGGGCCTTctcatggagggggggggggggcttaaaaCCAACATGATATTGAGCttcacttaaaggtcaagtccaccccagaaaaatgttgctttgaatcaatagagaaaaatcaaacaagcacaatgctgaaaatttcagcaaaatcggatgtaaaataagaaagttatgacatttcaaagtttcgcttattttcaaaaaaatagttatatgaaagccagttacatccaaatgagagagtcgatgatgtcactcactcactcactatttcttttgtttttttattgtttgaattatacaatatttcaatttttgcgaaTTTTaagattaggacctccttgcctgaagcacaaaatgttaaaataatggaattccacgttttcagggaggaatgaaacttcatttcacatgaaaatgacgagaaaatcaaaatatttcatatttcatataataaaatacaaaagaaaaagtgagtgagtgatgtcatcaactctctcatttggatgaaactggctcgttcatataactattttgttgaaaataagagaaattttaaaatgccataactttcttattttacatgcgatttcgatcaagtttttgttggggtggacttgtcctttaactaaaATCATAAAAGGGTAGATAAAGTTATGCGACCCAGACCTCTATAGATTTTCTTGGTTTTTTCTCCCTCTCACTCTCTCcgaccccctctcccccccccccctcttctctctctctctctttcactctccCCTCTCTATTACCCCTTATTTATTCGCTTAATTCATGAACATTCATGAGGCCTCTCTCCCCAGCATTTTGACCTAACATTTTGGCCTTATTTTCCACTACAAAATCGCACAGGCTTGAGGTGACTGGTCACAATGAAAGACGGGAATTGGGGCAGTAATAAAGGTCCAACATTTCAAACAACAGATTTTGCATAGGCCTGTCATCAAACTTACTGGGAATTTTATGAGAGTTGTCCATCAAACGTTAAATTTGTTTCATTGCtgtaaatatttgtatatatatatatatatttttatcaatttggatatatatatatatatatttacatatatatatatttacatatatatataaaatgttgGAAAATCTGAAAGGCTATTTaatgtaaccatggtaactagACAGCATGAGTTGTATGTATGAGGAAAAATAAAAACGTTCTCGAACTCGAATTATAAAATCTAAAAAAGGTAACGTTTTAATGGTTTAAGGCATGAAtctttattcatacattgaCCTACTAAATATCAGTATAGGCCTATCAAATATTCTACTAGTGAAAGCGATACCATGGAACAATGGAAAGAAAAACATCAGTTCATATGCTACAAAATTGTACATTACcgaattactttttttttcgtttacatattgatatattttcatcaatacAAATGTATACCCGCAGTCTATCACCATGGTCTAGTACAATACGATATAATGAATGGCAGTATTAAGTCAAAGACGAGTTGATAGATATTAAAGATATATAATAAAACTGCAGTGAAGGGAAAGAGCGTCACGCAgcaataaaatttacatttatttttatgcgAGAGAGCATAGCGACAGAGCGAAAAAACGGCCAACAGTTCATAGTAAAACTTAGCTTCATGGTACACCTATTACCCTATAAACTTGAATACAATATAGCAAAAGTTACTCATTAATAGATACAATTCCCAACAGCTCCTGAATCTAAAGGGGGTGTACAACTCCCCATTGCATTGAGGAGCAAACCCTGAAATATTTTACACTTTGTTGGCTTTTCAAAAGACAGAAGGGTCAAGGGATAATGATCATAAACATTTTGATCAAGAAACAGTGTATGTCATCGGTGGTCTTGCATTGtataatcaaacaaaaatggaaattaattaattactgatacagaaatgaaagACACTTATATAAATACAGTCATTTTAACTTTAGTAATTATTGTCATTTCGTGCTAATGAAAAGTGTTAGAGACTATCAAAATTCCAAatggataaaaatatttttaaaaaacttttgaaaaggGTTTATATATAAAGTTTATATGTAGTTTTCGTTtgtaaaaatatacaattacatgtaggcctatattagcAAAATATCCGAGAAAGCGACATATTCATGATAGATGAAAGACATTTTAAAGGCATCCCTGGAACATGTGAAGGCCATAAAACTTTGAAGAATGTGCAATTTTTTGTACCTGTCAATTCTGTTAGAAATTCGAATTTTATATTTGAGATGTCAAGTGCTTCTCcctgaaatgattttgtttttcttaaaagGGATCCTTTTGACACTTTTCTTACAAGTTATGGCACATCAGAATGCTCCAAAGATTTTACCCTGAAATTTAAGGTTTATGCTTGATAAATGACTTTATATCAATCATACCTAAAAGAGCAAGTAtacaaaatatcagcattttgGTTGGGATTCCGACCAAAACATATTTCGTTCCTAAATCGCAATTacgtttctaaaaaaaattcaatttcatattatcCACGCCATGATAGTTTTTAGGACATACACATTCATATAATGTGATGATAAAATGGTAAAGTGACCAACACTTTGGTGCGATTTTAGCCGGATATGATTATGACGTCACTCGTTTCACTAAGTACAAAACATTGCTCATGCGGTGCAGAATGTCCCAGAATTATGAGATGGATAGATGAAAATAGAAAGGTAAGGAACATGAAATCAATTCTTTAGTATATCatcttttttcatgaatattgacaAACAAAATGACGCACAGCATTCCAGTGAAATGTAAACTAAAGTTGATGGGCCCAATACAATGCCTATAGAGCGTTTGATTGCATTGCTTATTATGTGCAATAAATCTTACAAACAAAATGTACGATCAATTTAAGGTTTTTATTTCGTAAAAGAGTTTTAAGGCTAATTCCATAGATAGGTGTCAAATTTTTCTTGGTGTCTCGTAGACATGAGGAACTTTGAACTataaaaatcatcatgattGCTGTCAAGACTATCATAAAACTACAAATATAAACCAAAAAAGAGAACATCATATATCTAATGTGAGGTCTCATCTAAGATTctcttttatttatatttaatatcatatcttgtgcaatgtattttattgtgatttttatacggtaaataaaaccaaaccaaaccaaaatACCCTGAAAGAATACATATGGGTCTACTAGCTGTTCATCTTATCAaagtcatgataatgataatggtctCAGTAGCTTAATTCTTAGGTAGATGGGACACCAATAATGTCATACATTTGCCTCTTTGATTGTAGAATTTTCCATAATTAGTTGtattaatattgtataaattACTCAAAATCTACAGTAACAGATTTTCATTGTGGTGTCTATAAACAGGTCTAAAAGCATGTTTAATTCCAATCCCACGCCAAAACGAATcgggagaaaatgagaaaatattgcCTCACTGTGTTAAATCTCTCTAATGTTTTTCCTCAATGTTGTAAGAAGGCGGTGCGCCGTATGGTGGCTGCGCTTGCCCGCTCGGTTGACCGTAACCTTGTGGTTGCATTTGAGGGTTGTAGCCTTGTTGTGGGGGTTGGTTGTAGCCTGGTTGATGTGGTTGAACGACTTGCATCTGTTGTGGTTGTTGTGTGTTAATCACAGTGGACGTGGTGACTACGGAATTGCCCTGGGTCACTGTTGTGAGTGACCCAGGGTTGTGGTACTCAGCTGTGACATAATAATTCAACACATTTATGAATTAACGCAAATGTACCAAATTATAAACATCGTACAAAGGCATGGGGAACATTGTGATTACATAataatttctatttaaaaataggcctataattcaAAATATGGATAACTTtataatcattgaaaaaaaatacctgaAACTGGCCaaacaaattttgaatgaaagCTATATTCTGGCTAAGCAATTAAGATTTAGTGATAGATTTTCACAagaaatgtaaatattgtattcaaACGTTGGCTTATATTTTCACTATCAAATACACCTCAACGGTTATCACAATTACATTATGATATatgcataattatattttttataataataatgaaagtgGGTTAATGAAGAGCGCTCACGACGACTGTCAGATATGACACTCCTGCAGACACTCCGCAATTATTGCAATCTTTAGCAAAGCTGCAAAGGGCCCTTTTGATTGGCAAAATGCCTATATAGCTCTAACGTTTAATATGTAACGATGTGTGTGTATATTCAAGTGAGTTTACCTGACATAGCAACCATGATAGTACCCCAGATGATAGCCCATATCCATCCGACGATGAACAAAGTGAGGAACAATTGAAGGATTCCAACCCAGAAGTTCAGGCAGAAGGTACCCACCTTACCCCCATCACTCTGGCCAGGGTTGGCGCAGCAGAAGACCGCGAAACCAGCCACAATAGTCCCTGTATATATAAATTAAGAAAGAGATATGAAAATTAAGAAGGGATAAGGTTgttcgctctctctctctctctctctctctctcttaatagAATCTGGTCCTTAATCACGCTCTCATAATAGGGGCTAATCCGTTTAGAGTGAATTTTAGCtacaaaatgaccttaaatccACTGTTCACGCCAAGCGGACTCATTTTATTCGCAAATTAGCCAAATAGCTCTATGACAATTACAGTGTATACTTTCTTGCAAGTAAGgaatttgaaattataaagATATATCTTTTGCAAAATAGTACAAGTGCTGTGGATCTAGATACGATTCTCGAGTCTGTGAACAGGAAGATCAACGTTTCAAGTTATTCCGTAGCattaatcattgttatcattatcattattgttgttgttgtcgcTGTTGTtactatcgtcatcatcataatgattatcataaaaataatattccgcatttatatagcgcttaacacatcggaacgacgtctctaagcgctttacagacatattattaccccggtcatcggatccttgcatgcccgcatacaatgtatgcaccttctccatcATTCATGCCATCATCTCTATTATCATTCTTGCTACTTTTATTGTTactgttgtttttattattatgatggtTGAATATTTGTTAACAATAGGTTATTGACACGCCCCCTTCTCTTGTAGaattatcaaatcaaataaaataaaaacccaTCAGAGTCATGTAATACAAATCTTAAACAAAGTGCCAGTTATGGTAACGATCTTAAGAtgagttttgacagaatgtaaAATGACTATAACAAAAGTGTTTTTGTATAGATTTGATTTATGTGCAAAATTATTCTAGGACAACATGTATAATAACTGAGAATGGACAAAATATCCATGTCAGGTGGCGGGtctttacaaaaatgaaacattatcCCTGTGTTGCTATGGTGATCATAAGAgtatgtacaatcaatcgctaagctttcAGTTTTATGGAGCACTGAAGGTCTATGATCATGACTCTCTTAACTCGAAAAATTCTGTTTTCGCTTTAATTCCTTGGTGGTGCAAATATTCACCATGCAACCATGTAGTCACTTAAGAAACATACGTATGTGTTACAAATCATATCACTTCCATTCATAAAGTTAGCGTTATAAATGAGTTCAAAATATGATTGTAGTCTATGCGAGGGGtgaaaaaatgttcacattGTGCGCGAAACATGAAACTTGGcacacatgataaaaaaaaaatcctaaaaaaaatccaggGATGGTGTCGAAATTAACGCAAACTAATATAGCAACGATTGCTAGGgaacatattttcattatcaaccAATGCATATGATGGCTATGGaccaaaaaatattcaatggtTATGATCCGTGTTAGCATTTGtaacttcatatttcatatcaacaCTATTTTGAAactgtgttgccatggtaacggtatatCATAACACAATTAGTGTGTAAACATCTTGAGGATGGAACTACATCTTCATTTTACAACCTATGCTCCCAAAAATTTGGC containing:
- the LOC121419059 gene encoding protein SPEC3-like; the protein is MAQQQTTVVLAPTQPAVQTSVVIHKKEGNACRAAIPAMPMVMAVFCLIFNIFAPGLGTIIAGFTVFCCGNPGQSGLGKCGTMCLNVFVGLLQLVLTVILVGWIWSIMWGVAFIGMSHDYAQTNKTTTTLVTTRNPGPQAVTITQTQPPPQPQPYYPQPPLQHGYQNPQQGYPPQAHQGYAPPPQQGYAPPPQQGYAPPPQQGYAPPPQQGHAPPLQGTAPPLESNYSQQPAYNPYQQPDQHQQPPPYTASELPPKKS
- the LOC121419060 gene encoding protein SPEC3-like, translated to MTSNNPTVVVAPAQPQTVVVHQNTREPNACRAAIPSMHIALSVTCLIINIIFPGIGTIVAGFAVFCCANPGQSDGGKVGTFCLNFWVGILQLFLTLFIVGWIWAIIWGTIMVAMSAEYHNPGSLTTVTQGNSVVTTSTVINTQQPQQMQVVQPHQPGYNQPPQQGYNPQMQPQGYGQPSGQAQPPYGAPPSYNIEEKH